A stretch of the Sphingomonas sp. CL5.1 genome encodes the following:
- a CDS encoding flagellar basal body-associated FliL family protein — protein sequence MSDTEAKPDAPAKKKGKLPKIIMLGVGALALVGGGVGAGLYAAGSGLIGGKTKAEATGPRLVPKSEQKRPGDGKDEGGHGGGESAEAKPAENHGMPTPAGEGGDRYASNYYAMEKDFTANLQDSVHFLQVGIAISTPYDDTVIRNIKTNDIAVRSAVLMTLGDTSEDQVFSSQGKEVLAKRLAAAINKVLKEKEGFGGVGNVYFTNFVVQ from the coding sequence ATGAGCGACACCGAAGCCAAGCCCGACGCGCCGGCCAAGAAGAAAGGCAAGCTGCCCAAGATCATCATGCTGGGGGTCGGCGCGCTGGCGCTGGTCGGCGGCGGCGTCGGGGCGGGGCTGTATGCCGCCGGCTCCGGGCTGATCGGCGGCAAGACGAAAGCCGAGGCGACCGGCCCGCGCCTCGTCCCCAAGAGCGAGCAGAAGCGCCCCGGCGACGGCAAGGACGAAGGCGGCCACGGCGGCGGCGAGAGCGCCGAGGCCAAGCCGGCGGAGAATCACGGCATGCCCACCCCGGCCGGCGAGGGCGGCGACCGCTATGCCTCCAATTACTACGCGATGGAGAAGGACTTCACCGCCAACCTCCAGGATTCGGTGCATTTCCTCCAGGTCGGCATCGCCATCTCCACGCCTTACGACGACACCGTCATCCGCAACATCAAGACCAACGACATCGCCGTGCGCTCCGCCGTGCTGATGACGCTGGGCGACACCAGCGAGGATCAGGTGTTCAGCTCGCAGGGCAAGGAAGTGCTGGCGAAGCGGCTCGCCGCCGCGATCAACAAGGTTCTTAAGGAAAAGGAAGGATTCGGCGGCGTTGGTAACGTCTACTTTACCAATTTCGTTGTTCAGTGA
- a CDS encoding flagellar motor switch protein FliM: MVNAASPSDAERRERARTETVQPGGLGQAKLNPFGDLHTLQHLSARLARSLRGVFEPVLRQEVRTWAEPLMVQRFADYRVERPDQLTAWLPLGMDERTALCVLDGRFVLELLDLFFGGIGHVPAELPHEFSPAAEAMVARLGEMIATPLAAAWEPLARVHFTVGRCEANAAMLTNIEADDAMIVTRFGIARGQAKPVFIDLVYPVTALKPHGTALTGKVVAKSVEQDAQWTAALTRAAMQVRFPVRSVLAEPVISLARLMELKPGDVIPIHFTNDVPVMVGNDRLGTGTVGTANGHAAIRLTKLASLEGTNA; encoded by the coding sequence ATGGTTAACGCCGCTTCACCTTCTGACGCCGAACGTCGCGAGCGCGCCCGCACCGAAACCGTCCAGCCGGGCGGACTGGGGCAGGCGAAGCTCAATCCGTTCGGCGACCTGCACACGTTGCAGCACCTCTCCGCGCGCCTCGCGCGGAGCCTGCGCGGCGTGTTCGAGCCGGTGCTCCGGCAGGAGGTGAGGACATGGGCGGAGCCGCTGATGGTGCAGCGCTTCGCCGATTACCGCGTCGAGCGCCCGGACCAGCTCACCGCATGGCTGCCGCTCGGCATGGACGAGCGCACCGCGCTCTGCGTGCTCGACGGCCGCTTCGTGCTGGAGCTGCTCGACCTGTTCTTCGGCGGGATCGGCCATGTGCCGGCCGAGCTGCCGCACGAATTCTCGCCCGCCGCCGAGGCGATGGTGGCGCGGCTCGGCGAGATGATCGCCACCCCGCTCGCCGCCGCGTGGGAGCCGCTGGCGCGCGTCCACTTCACGGTCGGCCGCTGCGAGGCCAATGCCGCGATGCTCACCAATATCGAGGCGGATGATGCGATGATCGTCACCCGCTTCGGCATCGCGCGCGGCCAGGCCAAGCCGGTGTTCATCGATCTCGTCTATCCGGTCACGGCGCTGAAGCCGCACGGCACCGCGCTGACCGGCAAGGTCGTCGCCAAGTCGGTCGAGCAGGACGCGCAATGGACCGCCGCGCTCACCCGCGCGGCGATGCAGGTGCGCTTCCCGGTCCGCTCCGTCCTCGCCGAGCCGGTCATCAGCCTCGCCCGACTAATGGAGCTGAAGCCCGGCGACGTCATCCCGATCCATTTCACCAACGACGTGCCGGTGATGGTCGGCAACGACCGGCTCGGCACCGGCACCGTCGGCACCGCCAACGGCCATGCCGCCATCCGCCTCACCAAACTCGCGAGCCTTGAAGGAACCAACGCATGA
- a CDS encoding flagellar biosynthetic protein FliO translates to MMWAYVLKLVILLPLVCGLMIGSLYLWRRLESRLPGKSPTRMIAVRETMMISPSVRLAVVDFEGSRLLVSVGRGGVTLVDKTVARGEIA, encoded by the coding sequence ATGATGTGGGCCTATGTCCTGAAGCTGGTGATCCTGCTGCCGCTCGTATGCGGCCTGATGATCGGCTCGCTCTATCTGTGGCGGCGGCTGGAGAGCCGCTTGCCCGGCAAGTCGCCCACGCGGATGATCGCGGTGCGCGAGACGATGATGATCTCGCCCAGCGTCCGCCTCGCGGTGGTCGATTTCGAAGGCTCGCGCCTGCTCGTCTCGGTCGGGCGCGGCGGCGTGACTTTGGTCGACAAGACCGTCGCGCGGGGCGAGATCGCATGA
- the fliQ gene encoding flagellar biosynthesis protein FliQ, whose protein sequence is MADADYFLTVANQTMWVLALAAAPILIPALVSGLIFGMIQAATSINEQTLTFVPKLIVVAISIMVFGGMIMGLLSDFTIDIFNRIPDLVR, encoded by the coding sequence ATGGCTGACGCAGATTATTTCCTCACCGTCGCGAACCAGACGATGTGGGTGCTGGCGCTCGCCGCCGCCCCGATCCTGATCCCGGCGCTCGTCTCCGGCCTGATCTTCGGCATGATCCAGGCGGCGACCTCGATCAACGAGCAGACGCTGACCTTCGTCCCCAAGCTGATCGTCGTGGCGATATCGATCATGGTGTTCGGCGGGATGATCATGGGGCTGCTGAGCGACTTCACGATCGACATCTTCAACCGCATCCCGGACCTGGTGCGCTGA
- a CDS encoding flagellar hook-length control protein FliK: MTAVSTLALTTPKTGIPIAAPGVAPSAIAFLALLAPVADMPDGAPDPRQKDAAPGKDLPDGDDDDQAAALAWVAPALASILVAPTTSPAPAKADAEALPVTAPASRPQMQLPVIADQEPALPVQATGSSVVGAPQPGLAAPSGAIAANSLSTPSPVTAPATVPAMPDKVAAMQSSPAATPRATIESQPGASAVPLAIAAPAPAEPQVTRIAPAAQVFAAAIQRAAVEDRPATGQPVLAAPPAGTDNTLHAVAATADSRHAALDMKQDNWPQQMIQRIDALRDAANANDASIRLIPDALGKIDVTLKREGDGVSVRLDAHQPETRQILADAQPRLTELAEARGIKLSATTGGGADTAGQTLSQQQQQQRAHQSAATPAAPPRATAEADDTVAAEGRIA, from the coding sequence ATGACCGCAGTTTCAACCCTGGCACTGACGACCCCCAAGACCGGGATTCCGATCGCCGCGCCCGGCGTGGCGCCGTCCGCGATCGCGTTCCTCGCGCTGCTGGCGCCCGTGGCGGACATGCCGGACGGCGCGCCCGATCCCCGGCAGAAGGATGCCGCGCCCGGCAAGGATTTGCCGGACGGCGACGACGACGATCAGGCGGCCGCCCTCGCATGGGTCGCGCCGGCGCTAGCCTCGATCCTGGTCGCCCCGACCACTTCGCCCGCGCCCGCCAAGGCGGATGCGGAGGCATTGCCGGTGACGGCGCCAGCCTCGCGCCCGCAGATGCAGCTTCCCGTCATTGCCGATCAGGAGCCGGCCTTGCCGGTGCAGGCCACGGGCTCGTCGGTGGTCGGCGCTCCGCAGCCCGGTCTCGCCGCGCCGTCGGGCGCGATCGCCGCGAACTCCTTGTCGACGCCATCTCCGGTCACGGCACCCGCTACCGTTCCCGCGATGCCGGACAAGGTCGCGGCGATGCAATCGTCGCCAGCGGCCACGCCCCGCGCGACGATCGAATCGCAACCGGGCGCATCCGCCGTTCCCCTCGCGATCGCGGCGCCAGCACCGGCCGAGCCGCAGGTGACACGGATCGCGCCAGCCGCGCAGGTGTTCGCCGCCGCGATCCAGCGCGCCGCCGTCGAGGACCGCCCGGCGACCGGGCAGCCGGTGCTCGCCGCGCCGCCCGCCGGCACCGACAACACGCTCCACGCGGTCGCCGCGACCGCCGATTCGCGCCACGCCGCGCTCGACATGAAGCAGGACAACTGGCCGCAGCAGATGATCCAGCGGATCGACGCGCTGCGCGACGCCGCCAACGCCAACGACGCCAGCATCCGCCTGATCCCCGACGCGCTCGGCAAGATCGACGTGACGCTGAAGCGCGAGGGCGACGGCGTCTCGGTGCGGCTCGACGCGCATCAGCCGGAAACGCGGCAGATCCTCGCCGACGCGCAGCCGCGCCTGACGGAACTGGCCGAAGCGCGCGGGATCAAGCTCTCCGCCACCACCGGCGGCGGCGCCGACACCGCCGGGCAGACGCTGTCACAGCAACAACAGCAGCAGCGCGCCCATCAATCCGCCGCCACGCCCGCCGCGCCGCCGCGCGCGACGGCCGAGGCGGACGACACCGTCGCGGCCGAAGGCCGCATCGCCTGA
- a CDS encoding flagellar biosynthesis protein FlhB — protein sequence MAEQFGERTEAPTQKRRKDARERGELLKSRDFATALVVLAGVAWVALFGSSLLKACKAVMAAAFRFDRGDVEDFQPWRPLVEAGWQLAPALGSLFAITIAAGILSQAALGSFGFNGGLLAPKASRINPASGLKRIFGPTGWIELGKSLLKVVLLGSVGAWLLMSSSRTMFGLASSDVETAVGTLGGTLTHILIVMALGLVAIAMVDVPVQIVQLLGKLRMTKQEVKDEHKESEGNPELKGQIRAKQRAILSRSMKKALAEAHVVLTNPTHFAVALRYDRGQDQVPVVVAKGRGATALAIRETAADYAVPVLEYPQLARAVYYTSREGQEIRDDLYLAIATVLAFVFNLNAAMGGRAPPAIEVPPTARFDENGVKQG from the coding sequence ATGGCGGAGCAGTTCGGCGAACGGACGGAAGCCCCAACCCAGAAGCGTCGCAAGGACGCGCGCGAACGCGGCGAGCTGCTCAAGAGCCGCGACTTCGCCACCGCGCTGGTCGTGCTGGCGGGCGTCGCCTGGGTCGCGCTGTTCGGATCGTCGCTGCTCAAGGCGTGCAAGGCGGTGATGGCGGCGGCCTTCCGCTTCGATCGCGGCGACGTGGAGGATTTCCAGCCGTGGCGCCCGCTGGTGGAGGCCGGATGGCAGCTCGCCCCGGCGCTCGGCTCGCTGTTCGCGATCACCATCGCGGCGGGGATATTGAGCCAGGCGGCGCTCGGCTCGTTCGGCTTCAACGGCGGGCTGCTCGCGCCCAAGGCGTCGCGCATCAACCCGGCCTCCGGCCTCAAGCGCATCTTCGGCCCGACCGGGTGGATCGAGCTGGGCAAGTCGCTGCTCAAGGTGGTGCTGCTCGGATCGGTCGGCGCGTGGCTGCTGATGTCCTCCTCGCGCACGATGTTCGGCCTCGCCTCCTCCGACGTGGAGACGGCGGTGGGGACGCTGGGCGGCACGCTGACGCATATCCTGATCGTCATGGCGCTGGGCCTCGTCGCGATCGCGATGGTCGACGTGCCGGTGCAGATCGTCCAGCTCCTCGGCAAGCTGCGCATGACCAAGCAGGAGGTGAAGGACGAGCACAAGGAAAGCGAGGGCAACCCCGAGCTGAAGGGCCAGATCCGGGCCAAGCAGCGCGCGATCCTCTCCCGCTCGATGAAGAAGGCGCTGGCGGAGGCGCATGTCGTGCTGACCAACCCGACGCATTTCGCGGTCGCGCTGCGCTACGATCGCGGGCAGGATCAGGTGCCGGTGGTGGTGGCCAAGGGGCGCGGCGCGACCGCGCTGGCGATCCGCGAGACGGCGGCCGACTATGCGGTGCCGGTGCTGGAATATCCGCAGCTCGCCCGCGCCGTCTATTATACCAGCCGCGAGGGGCAGGAGATCCGCGACGACCTCTATCTCGCGATCGCGACGGTGCTGGCCTTCGTATTCAACCTCAATGCCGCGATGGGCGGCCGCGCGCCGCCGGCGATCGAGGTGCCGCCGACCGCCCGGTTCGACGAAAATGGCGTGAAACAGGGGTAA
- the fliN gene encoding flagellar motor switch protein FliN, with protein sequence MNDMAGAFPVDPDASGAVAANFRLLQDVDVKLTVEIGSAQLTLRELLALGESSVIELDRQANELLEVFVNGTLIGRGEVVTVGERFGVRMTELVNPEKRG encoded by the coding sequence ATGAACGACATGGCCGGCGCCTTTCCGGTCGACCCCGACGCCTCCGGCGCGGTGGCCGCCAATTTCCGGCTGTTGCAGGATGTCGACGTCAAGCTGACGGTCGAGATCGGCTCGGCCCAGCTCACGCTGCGCGAATTGCTCGCGCTCGGCGAATCGAGCGTGATCGAGCTGGACCGGCAGGCCAACGAGTTGCTCGAGGTGTTCGTCAACGGCACGCTGATCGGGCGCGGCGAGGTGGTGACTGTCGGCGAGCGTTTCGGCGTGCGCATGACCGAGCTAGTCAATCCCGAGAAGCGCGGCTGA
- the fliR gene encoding flagellar biosynthetic protein FliR: MLGFGLAIEPQLWALIFVMVRVGSAFVAAPVFGNLSVPLPVRVALSGAIGVLVLASHPIQPPAQIFAVTTFLSVAAEALVGLALGFVLQIAFAAPLVAGEVIGGSMGIGFANMLDPNSGRSSPAIGQFLSVMLTLLFLSLDGHLVLVDMILRSYTALPPGAAWLATGQMRDIAMFGGYTFLAGLLLALPVGFLLLCLNLVVGMLSRSAPALNLFAVGLPASLAVGVVSLAIAFPAMGDYMQVMIREALAATSSLVLG; the protein is encoded by the coding sequence ATGCTCGGCTTCGGCCTCGCGATCGAGCCGCAGCTCTGGGCGCTCATCTTCGTGATGGTGCGCGTGGGGAGCGCGTTCGTCGCCGCGCCCGTGTTCGGCAACCTGTCCGTACCCTTGCCGGTGCGCGTCGCGCTGTCGGGCGCGATCGGCGTACTGGTGCTGGCGAGCCACCCGATCCAGCCGCCGGCGCAGATCTTCGCGGTGACCACCTTCCTTTCCGTCGCGGCGGAGGCGCTGGTCGGCCTCGCGCTCGGCTTCGTGCTCCAGATCGCCTTCGCCGCGCCGCTGGTGGCGGGCGAGGTGATCGGCGGATCGATGGGCATCGGCTTCGCCAACATGCTCGATCCCAATTCGGGCCGCTCGTCACCGGCGATCGGACAGTTCCTGTCGGTGATGCTGACCCTGCTGTTCCTGTCGCTCGACGGGCACCTCGTCCTCGTCGACATGATCCTCAGGAGCTATACCGCGCTGCCGCCCGGCGCGGCATGGCTGGCGACCGGGCAGATGCGCGACATCGCGATGTTCGGCGGCTACACCTTCCTCGCCGGCCTGCTGCTGGCGCTGCCGGTCGGCTTCCTGCTCTTGTGCCTCAACCTCGTGGTGGGGATGCTGTCGCGCTCCGCGCCGGCGCTCAACCTGTTCGCGGTCGGCCTGCCCGCCAGCCTCGCGGTCGGCGTCGTCAGCCTCGCGATCGCCTTTCCCGCGATGGGTGATTACATGCAGGTGATGATCCGCGAGGCGCTCGCGGCCACCTCCTCGCTGGTGCTCGGCTGA
- the fliG gene encoding flagellar motor switch protein FliG, translating to MNAPTTAPTTALVRSFSGVERAAVLMMLVGEEEAAAILQKLEPDEVRQLGKAMFTVADVSEAEVAGVLDDFVGRARERTGIAFDPRPKIEAVMHRALGQEKADSVLARITPAEAACEIDLLDWLDASEIAGMIEKEHPQIAAVLIANLDPSVGSQVLELLPDAAQPEILHRIAKLGPITPEAVETLRHMLANRSGAGQQATQVQLGGTREAAKILQSARKATEQRVMPKLFKLDKETAKAIEEAMFVFDNLLDMDDKNLGTLIRNIDGDILTRALKGVDEAARSRFLGCMSARAADGIRDEMEARGPMKLSEVLEAQKAIIQIARNLAKDGTIQMGGGEDDYV from the coding sequence GTGAACGCGCCGACGACCGCCCCCACAACGGCCCTCGTCCGCAGCTTCAGCGGCGTCGAGCGCGCCGCCGTGCTGATGATGCTGGTCGGCGAGGAGGAAGCCGCCGCGATCCTCCAGAAGCTGGAGCCGGACGAGGTGCGCCAGCTCGGCAAGGCGATGTTCACCGTCGCCGACGTCAGCGAGGCGGAGGTGGCGGGCGTGCTCGACGATTTCGTCGGCCGCGCGCGCGAGCGCACCGGCATCGCCTTCGACCCGCGCCCGAAGATCGAGGCGGTGATGCACCGCGCGCTCGGCCAGGAAAAGGCCGACAGCGTGCTTGCCCGCATCACCCCGGCCGAGGCGGCGTGCGAGATCGACCTGCTCGACTGGCTCGACGCGAGCGAGATCGCCGGCATGATCGAGAAGGAGCATCCGCAGATCGCCGCCGTGCTGATCGCCAACCTCGATCCGTCGGTCGGCAGCCAGGTGCTGGAGCTGCTGCCCGATGCGGCGCAACCGGAAATCCTGCACCGCATCGCCAAGCTCGGCCCGATCACACCGGAAGCGGTGGAGACGCTGCGCCACATGCTCGCCAATCGCAGCGGCGCGGGCCAGCAGGCGACGCAGGTGCAGCTAGGCGGCACGCGCGAGGCGGCGAAGATCCTGCAAAGCGCGCGCAAGGCGACCGAGCAGCGCGTGATGCCCAAGCTGTTCAAGCTCGACAAGGAAACCGCCAAGGCGATCGAGGAGGCGATGTTCGTGTTCGACAACCTGCTCGACATGGACGACAAGAACCTCGGCACGCTGATCCGCAACATCGATGGCGACATCCTGACCCGCGCGCTGAAGGGCGTGGACGAGGCGGCGCGCAGCCGCTTCCTCGGCTGCATGTCGGCCCGCGCGGCCGATGGCATTCGCGACGAGATGGAAGCGCGCGGCCCGATGAAGCTCTCCGAGGTGCTGGAGGCGCAGAAGGCGATCATCCAGATCGCGCGCAACCTGGCCAAGGACGGCACGATCCAGATGGGCGGCGGCGAGGACGATTATGTCTGA
- a CDS encoding FliI/YscN family ATPase: MLNLFADDYLTALADADFRPAPKVSGRLASFDGLLMEAIGLNLPVGTVCQVGGKGAGVEAEVIGFRNGRTLLMNLGGPAALLPQAPVRPIGPPGEAEVGAALLGRVVDGAGRPIDGLGAIRGAGTWPLAGKLQSPLDRGRVLQPLDVGVRAINGLLTIGKGQRIGIMAGSGVGKSVLLGMMVRAARADVIVIGLIGERSREVADFLETKVAGEARAKSVVVAVPANHSPVLRIRGALRATAIAEAFRAEGKDVLLIMDSLTRVAHAGREIGLALGEPASARGYPPSAIAMLPNLIERAGTDVTSGGSITAIYTVLADGDDGNDPVVDSARSILDGHIVLSRALAERAVYPAIDVSKSVSRVMTDIAAPAHLRAARVLRRHLATYEENRDLVLMGAYRSGSDPEIDAAIAYHPAVMEFVRQDADAIVPLEDSVAELTGVFGDG, encoded by the coding sequence ATGCTCAACCTGTTCGCCGACGATTATCTCACCGCGCTGGCCGATGCCGATTTCCGGCCCGCGCCCAAGGTCTCCGGCCGGCTCGCCTCGTTCGACGGGCTGCTGATGGAGGCGATCGGGCTGAACCTGCCGGTCGGCACCGTCTGCCAGGTCGGCGGGAAGGGCGCGGGCGTCGAGGCCGAGGTGATCGGCTTCCGCAACGGCCGCACCCTGCTGATGAACCTCGGCGGCCCGGCCGCGCTGCTGCCGCAGGCCCCGGTGCGCCCGATCGGCCCGCCGGGCGAGGCGGAGGTCGGCGCGGCACTGCTCGGCCGCGTGGTCGATGGCGCGGGGCGGCCGATCGACGGGCTGGGCGCGATCCGGGGCGCGGGCACATGGCCACTCGCCGGCAAGCTCCAGTCGCCGCTCGATCGCGGGCGCGTGCTCCAGCCGCTCGACGTCGGCGTGCGCGCGATCAACGGGCTGCTGACGATCGGCAAGGGACAGCGCATCGGCATCATGGCCGGATCGGGCGTCGGCAAATCGGTGCTGCTCGGCATGATGGTGCGCGCGGCGAGGGCGGACGTGATCGTCATCGGCCTGATCGGCGAGCGCAGCCGCGAGGTGGCCGACTTCCTCGAGACCAAGGTGGCGGGCGAGGCGCGCGCGAAAAGCGTCGTCGTCGCGGTGCCGGCCAATCATTCGCCGGTGCTGCGCATCCGCGGCGCGCTGCGCGCCACCGCCATCGCCGAAGCGTTCCGCGCCGAGGGCAAGGACGTGCTGCTCATCATGGATTCGCTGACCCGCGTCGCCCATGCCGGGCGCGAGATCGGGCTGGCGCTGGGCGAGCCGGCATCGGCGCGCGGCTATCCGCCGTCGGCGATCGCGATGCTGCCCAACCTGATCGAGCGCGCCGGGACGGACGTCACCTCCGGCGGGTCGATCACCGCGATCTACACCGTGCTGGCGGACGGCGACGACGGCAACGACCCGGTGGTCGATTCGGCGCGCTCGATCCTCGACGGGCATATCGTGCTGAGCCGCGCGCTGGCCGAACGCGCGGTCTATCCCGCGATCGACGTGTCGAAATCGGTGAGCCGCGTGATGACCGACATCGCCGCGCCCGCGCACCTGCGCGCCGCGCGCGTGCTGCGCCGCCACCTCGCCACCTATGAGGAGAATCGCGATCTGGTGCTGATGGGCGCCTATCGCAGCGGCAGCGACCCGGAGATCGACGCCGCCATAGCCTATCACCCCGCCGTGATGGAGTTCGTGCGGCAGGACGCCGACGCGATCGTGCCGCTGGAGGATTCGGTCGCCGAACTGACCGGCGTGTTCGGCGATGGCTGA
- the fliP gene encoding flagellar type III secretion system pore protein FliP (The bacterial flagellar biogenesis protein FliP forms a type III secretion system (T3SS)-type pore required for flagellar assembly.): MSLTRTGDGPMLFRARPARARGGFSWGKAALALLAIAVALMIALPAFAQVTPPAAPAAPAAPGVGDAVDRALGQLSSGAASGRTGSGSLSLSLQVLIIMGLLTILPGIILMMTSFTRIIIVLSLLRQALGLQQTPPNQVLIGLSLFLSFFVMAPAINQINANAIQPYAAGKLAGTDMIRTAGEPLHAFMTKQTRVKDLTMFAEMAKSGPYANPKDVPYSVLLPAFVTSELKTAFQIGFLIFLPFIVIDLVVATVLMSLGMMMLSPSIISLPFKLLLFVLVDGWALTMGSLANSFAT, from the coding sequence ATGAGCCTGACGCGCACCGGCGACGGCCCGATGCTGTTCCGCGCGCGGCCCGCGCGGGCGCGCGGCGGCTTCTCATGGGGCAAGGCGGCGCTGGCGCTGCTCGCCATCGCGGTGGCGCTGATGATCGCCCTCCCCGCCTTCGCGCAGGTGACGCCGCCGGCCGCACCCGCCGCCCCGGCGGCGCCGGGCGTCGGCGACGCGGTGGATCGCGCGCTTGGCCAGCTTTCCAGCGGCGCGGCGTCGGGGCGGACGGGCAGCGGCTCGCTCTCGCTGTCGTTGCAGGTCCTCATCATCATGGGCCTGCTGACGATCCTGCCGGGCATCATCCTGATGATGACCAGCTTCACGCGGATCATCATCGTGCTGTCGCTGCTGCGGCAGGCGCTGGGTTTGCAGCAGACGCCGCCCAACCAGGTGCTGATCGGCCTGTCGCTGTTCCTGTCCTTCTTCGTGATGGCCCCCGCGATCAACCAGATCAACGCCAATGCGATCCAGCCCTATGCCGCCGGCAAGCTGGCCGGCACGGACATGATAAGGACCGCCGGCGAGCCGCTCCACGCCTTCATGACCAAGCAGACGCGGGTGAAGGATCTCACCATGTTCGCCGAGATGGCGAAATCCGGCCCCTACGCCAATCCCAAGGACGTGCCCTATTCGGTGCTGCTCCCCGCCTTCGTGACGAGCGAGCTGAAAACCGCGTTCCAGATCGGCTTCCTGATCTTCCTGCCGTTCATCGTCATCGACCTGGTGGTGGCGACGGTGCTCATGTCGCTCGGCATGATGATGCTGTCGCCGTCGATCATCTCGCTGCCGTTCAAGCTGCTGCTATTCGTCCTCGTCGACGGCTGGGCGCTGACGATGGGCAGCCTCGCCAACAGTTTCGCCACATGA
- a CDS encoding FliH/SctL family protein has translation MSEHAFVAGLSARHDDAAIRLQRMFAEQPSGFAPADLIARIRQAFGGGETGEAPRGYAPANRDAAPTKGWDPLDSDAEPTPFIDPAEVARQAAHDAGFAEGLAAARAELGEAAERDRAMLARLVEALRSDTRIDREQLARNLRQTVLHLVTRLVGEAGVSGPLLAARVNAATDLLADTAESAILRVNPADVALLEGHLPDTVFAAGDASVARGSFVMEAASTIVEDGPDLWLEQLARTMDKVALPDGDAC, from the coding sequence ATGTCTGAACACGCCTTCGTCGCGGGCCTTTCCGCGCGGCACGACGACGCCGCGATCCGCCTGCAACGCATGTTCGCGGAGCAGCCGAGCGGCTTCGCCCCGGCCGATCTCATCGCGCGGATCAGGCAGGCGTTCGGCGGCGGCGAGACCGGCGAGGCGCCGCGCGGCTATGCGCCGGCCAACCGCGACGCCGCGCCGACCAAGGGCTGGGACCCGCTCGATTCGGACGCGGAGCCGACGCCGTTCATCGATCCGGCCGAGGTGGCGCGGCAGGCGGCGCACGACGCCGGCTTCGCCGAGGGCCTCGCCGCCGCGCGCGCCGAACTGGGCGAAGCGGCGGAACGCGACCGCGCGATGCTCGCCCGTCTGGTCGAGGCGCTGCGTTCCGACACGCGGATCGATCGCGAGCAACTCGCGCGCAACCTGCGCCAGACGGTGCTGCATCTCGTGACGCGGCTGGTCGGCGAGGCGGGCGTGTCCGGCCCGCTGCTCGCAGCACGGGTCAATGCCGCGACCGACCTGCTGGCGGATACGGCGGAGAGCGCGATCCTGCGCGTCAATCCGGCCGACGTCGCGCTGCTGGAAGGCCATCTGCCCGACACGGTCTTCGCGGCCGGCGACGCCAGCGTGGCGCGCGGCAGCTTCGTGATGGAGGCCGCCTCGACCATCGTGGAGGACGGGCCGGACCTGTGGCTGGAGCAGCTCGCCCGGACGATGGACAAGGTGGCGCTGCCCGACGGCGACGCGTGCTGA